Genomic DNA from Macadamia integrifolia cultivar HAES 741 chromosome 6, SCU_Mint_v3, whole genome shotgun sequence:
AATgctcttacaaaaaaaaaaaaaaaaactatcacaATGCCTCTTAAGAAATaaagattccatccataaatATGTCCCTTCACATTTTTTATTGGCCCTCTAATGGTGCAAAGACTACGCAATCCATCGAAATGTTACTTAATGGTATGGATATTAATTTCAAGTTTGCACCAGTAGGTCTGCTCAAGCAAGCCTAAAATTGGATCGatctatttttttaaatatatcaaGCAGAAACTCGATCGATATATTCAGACTAGCATATCAATAGATTGATAGCCCAACATGGTTAAAGTCTGTTCAAAACTTGTTTAAAGTCTAGTAAATCGTCTAATATGATTATTGATAGACTGATTAAAAAGTAATAACTAATCCACTGTTTATAATTAGAACTATACCTAGCCCATGAGGTCCGACTAAATCAAATGAACCAGTCATAATGTGAAGTCCTAAAGTGAGAGGCACGATCCAATATCGAATTAAAACCAGCCCGAtctgaccaattgacacccccacCAAGTAGGGTCTTTTACCAAACGAAAGtagggtctttttttttttgtttttttggtgaaaatagaGGTTCTAGTTAGAGATAGGTAAGTTTCTTGCTTATTGGCAAGGGGAAGAAGATGGTCCGAAGTTTCAAACGCGTAAGGCATGCAGGTGTTCCGGGCTCTACTTTCCTACccgaagaaaagggaaagaagaggccCCGTGGCTAACCTTCCCAGGTCCAACCTACCCAGATGAAGTCAATCTTAGCCTATGACGCGCACGCTTCTCTCCGCAGCACCATCCTAGCAGGAGGGGCGTTAGTCGGCTAGATGCCAAGATCCTCCAACTATATATTCTAACCGTTTACCCTCCTCCCTAACCTATCCTTAAACCTTTTCAATTCTCATTGTTTTCGTCGACCTCAACGCTTTGTCTCTTCCAGAGATTAGCAATtaacaacaatggagaacctCACTCTCACAGGTTTGTTGAAGAAAACCGCCGAACAATTCCCCTCCCGCCGAGCTCTTTCCGCTTCCGGCAAGTACGATCTAACACATGCTCGATTGCAAGAATTGATCGACAAAGCCGCATCTAACCTTATCGCCATCGGCGTGAAACCCGGTGATGTCGTCGCTCTTACATTCTCGAACACCGTCGAGGTTCGTTCGTTCGATCGATTCTTCCCTAATTTGGATTCACTCTGTTTTTCCGATTCAATTATGTCGTAATTAATTCCTAacatttgttttggtttttgcaGTTTGTGATTATGTTCTTGGCTGTCATTAGAGCCCGAGCCACTGCCGCTCCTCTCAACGCGGCCTACACTCAGGACGAATTCGAGTTCTACCTATCGGATTCCGAATCCAAGATCCTCTTAACGTCGGAAGAAGGAAATCAGGCCGCTCAAGCCGCCGCTTCgaaactcaaaattcttcacGCCACCGCCTTGCTATCTCACGCCGACGGCGTGTCCGGCGACATCAATCTTTCCTCTTCGTCTCTTCCTGATACTAACACCGACTCAGATCTGAAATCGGTTTCCGAAATCGTCAACGACCCATCCGACGTGGCACTCTTCCTCCACACCTCAGGCACAACGAGTAGACCTAAAGGAGTACCGCTGACTCAGCTGAATCTCGCCACGTCAGTAACAAACATTAAATCTGCCTACAAACTGACGGAGACGGACTCAACCGTCATCGTACTCCCGCTCTTCCATGTACACGGTTTACTCGCCGGGTTACTGAGTTCACTCGGTGCCGGAGCTGCCGTCGCACTCCCCTCCGCTGGCCGATTCTCCGCTTCTACTTTCTGGTCAGATATGATAACATACAACGCCACATGGTACACGGCGGTCCCTACAATTCACCAAATCATCTTGGATAGGCATCTGAACAAACCAGAGGCGGTATACCCAAAGCTCCGATTCATAAGGAGCTGCAGCGCGTCACTTGCGCCGTCTATTTTGAATAGGCTGGAGGAGTCATTCGGGGCGCCCGTGTTGGAAGCCTACGCTATGACAGAAGCATCACATCAGATGTCGACGAACCCGTTGCCGGAAGACGGTCCGCACAAGGAGGGGTCGGTTGGGAAACCGGCGGGGCTAGAGATGGCGATTCTGGATGAGAACGGTATCCAACAACCGGCGGGGGTCAACGGGGAGGTTTGCATTAGGGGGGCTAATGTAACCAAGGGTTACAAGAACAACCCGGAAGCCAATAAGGCGGCGTTCAGCTTTGGTTGGTTCCATACAGGGGATATCGGTTTTATGGATTCTGAAGGTTACTTGCATCTCGTCGGCCGTATTAAGGAGCTTATTAACCGGGGAGGTAATCTTTTTAATCTGTTTCAAATTCACTAGTCATACTTGAATTGTTGGGGATTGGGGATTCGGGATAgcccttgtcttttcctttGCCTTTTTGGGTCAAGTCCcgatcttgattcttgaaaaAGGGCTCCATACGCGCGTTTAACAATGCTGgagaatggaaaattttgactGTGTTTCAGAATGAAATACTGGACTTTGAATCTCATACTTTGCTTGGGGATACAACTGGCGCAAGAAATCTGGAATGActtatctaattttttttttttaatttatcagGTGAGAAGATATCACCAATAGAGGTGGATGCAGTGCTTTTGTGGCATCCAGAAGTTGCTCAGGCGGTTGCCTTTGGAGTTCCAGACGATAAATATGGTGAAGAGGTAAGATGAACTTCTTTTGGCTATTAGTAGGCCACGCATCTTTTGTCATTGATTTCCTTTTGGTAACCCGTCCGGTGAGGTTAGCGAGAGAGTGAGACGATCGGTTTGGACAGAATCAATTGACTGTCCACATCCAACACATTAGGACAAGTGTTGGAATCACCACGACATACAGATCATAGTTGCCACGTGTCAAGATGACTTAAGATGTTGGACTGGCCCAACGAAAGGCTGGCACCAACAAGGTGCTTAGGCTGCCCATCTAGTAGTTGACagcttgacaactatggtagtAGATTTATTCTACACCCTTCACAGTTGTCTTAAGTGGGCGGATGGTTGCTTCTTCGTGTATTTTTATTGGCCTCGAATGAGTGGGTTAGGCATAGTTTTCTTATAACTAATGACTTAACCAATGTGGAGTTAGGATGCAAGGGGCATGGGGTCATTTTGAAAGGAGATATgcttttttcttaaatttcttATGATATGATAATGGTGTATAGATGTTGATATAAATTTGATTGTTATGTATGAACAGATAAACTGTGCCATCATCCCCAGAGAAGGATCAAACATCGACCAAGAAGAGGTGCTCAAGTATTGCAAGAAAAATCTTGCAAGTTTCAAGGTCCCCAAGAAGGTTTTCATCACTGACAACCTCCCCAAGACTGCTACTGGCAAGATCCAAAGGCGTATTGTAGCTGAACACTTCCTTGCTCAAATCTCTGCTGCCAAAGTATCCAAATTTGGAGCATAAACTAACAATGTTTGACATTTCTGCCAGTGATGATTGCTTACAACTATGGAAGGAAATTATATTGTTAAAGTTGAGAGGACCGGTTGAGCTTATAATTCTTTTGTTCAATAATGTTATGTTGATATAAATGAAGAGAAAAGGGGATCCCTTTGCCGttttttaaacggatcaaatgAGAAATTGATGTTGTTCTTTTgctatttcctttttttgttttgttttgttttgttggaCTGTTCTATGGTTTAAACGGTTCTTTAGACAACAGAATCTATATAACAAATTATGAATCagttaatttaataaaaaaaaaaatatatatatatatgaatcagTTTCTGATCAGCCTATGAcagttttcttttaaatattacGTTGGCACCAAATAGTTTAACATCTCCATATGTCTGCTAATATCTCCATAGTCCATGAGATCTTTGAATTGATACTATGTTTTGAGAATTCCTCCACTCCAAAGGAATTCATTTGGTTACTGGCTTAAAGACCCTTAAAATCAACCATCACTCTTCATTTGCCCAAGATGAGGAATTGAACCTTGGACTATGTGCTTATCCACATAATTCCtaattcaccctaaccatctgggtaACCCACGGGTGGATATGCATAATCCATAGTgttaataaaagataaaaaaaaaaatagtatatatTATTTTGGTGGATGGAACAAACTCTTCTTTATTGAAATAAAGAACAACAGTAGAGTATTAATCAAGCAAGGTTTTAAAGCCTGGTACGTTTTGTTTTGAACCCTAGAAATTGGAATAGAGAAGAAGCAGCAAAGAATTCCAGAGGTGTGATTGTTAggagttttttttcttcaaaacacTTGTAAATCTTGCTAAAGGGGTAGCTTCAAttgattttctgttattttatttactctTTTTTCCAAGATTTGTCCAGGGTCCAGACTTTTGGCTCGATTAATCCCACACACGCGAGTCAGTTCAGCAACAATTATTATTTTACTAActaaaataaggggaaaaagacaaaaaaatggGGTCAGCTGATTCTACTTTGAATTGACTAATTCCATTGATTCCAACCCAATTTTCGGAACcatgaaaacaaaaagagaaataggaaaATGATTGAAAGTCCATTTCGACAACTTAAAATTGACATTACCACAGCTAGCTCACACTATCATCTTAAGACTTCAGTTGGGATCCTAAGTGTTGGAAGCCATGTATGGTTTAGAAAATTAAATTGAGGAGTCTCATATATTTAAACATATGATAGGATATTCAGTTTGATATAAGATTGAAACCTATGTGACTGTGTCACAATCGATTTGAACTTATCAGCACTCCAAGGATGTGTTTCgtttgcattcttggaatgcattccaTATCTAGAACATGTTCTGAGGGGAtgaaaatggtgtttggtatcAATTCTCGTTCTTAGGCAAAGTGGAAAAACACATTCTAATGGCCCCAATGAACTCAATCATCCGCCTCGATGGTCAGAACCTGTGAGTTAAGGTTTCTTCAGCAAGAAAAACCTCTGAGTAAACAAGACGTGCAGTTCATCTTCATTCATTTGttcttcctctattttctttctctgttgCCACGAAACTTCTGTTGGTGGTAATTCTTGTCAGCATCTTCCCTTTCATCTCCTTCCAAAATGTTGAATTGGATTTCAGTTTTGAAGATAAAAGATGAATACACTCCAAGGCGGAGAGCTTTGGCTGAGAGTCTGGAGATGATCTCTGGAACAGAGATGGGGAAGCCGAAGTAGAAATCCAGACTCTCCTCAATCTCctgttttttcttcctcctccataGAGACTTACATGGTCGGATTTGTTGATCGTCAACATCGTTAGCCTTCAATACTAAATAGAAAAGATCAGTGGCAGAGATATGGTGGGTCTGGTTTGAGAACATGTAATTCATTGAAGATttcgttttctctctctctcacttcttGCCTATCGCCAAGAGCTCTGACCTTCCTTCTCCGGAATCTAGTACTCTAGCACCTGAACCCTCAACTCTCCGTCTCCACTTCTGCTATCCTTCCTTGAGAGGGGATGCCTTTGGCCAAGGGTAGCATTGCTTCCTCACTATAAGACACTCATTGGTACAGAGTTCATATATAAAGTTGCAGGTTTATTGATAGTCAGTTTGTCACCAGTCACCATTGATGTTGAAGTACAACATAGTTGATATCATTGATTGAGCATTGCATTGTGTAGATTACATTGTGACTCTCTCTATAGCTACAcgcctctccctctccccttcaatttcaattccaattatctctctctctcctctctccgtGAGATTTTGCATATGAGTTGTTTGTTGAAATGCCTAAACAAGTGTGAGCATTCTGTAATTAAGAATGAATTTTGGTCAAATAGGTATCCAAACAATGTTCTGATTTACAACATAGAATGCATTCTGCGTACTCAGAATGGGAATACGCATTCTGAAAATGAAAATGCATGCCAAACACATCCCAAGTGGTTTAGAAAAAATGGTATACATCTAAAGAACTACATGTTTCTCTTAGAAAATGAGTGTTAAGATCCTATTCATTGACTGGAGAAGTCTAGTGAGAGAATTGAAAGAGAGGACAGGTTGTGAAGGGTGAGACTTGTTGAAGGACTGAGACTCCTTGAGAAGACAGAGATAGATACAAAGAGTTTTAGCATGTTGGACAGAAAACCACTTGTCTAGTAATTCTTGTGATTAAGGTGAAGGTTTCCAATAACATCAGAATTAATGTCACCAATGGGAGAGTAGGAGATGAATCATCCAATAAGAGGCGCAAGGATGGATAGATTGTCAATTTGAGACTTTGGATCCCATGGATCATTATGTGAGATGGCGTGCCTCTCGTTTTttcaaaaacttttttttttgggggggaaatGGTTCTAATGCCAACGGTATTTGGTTTACCCTACGCCAACGGCCAATCACTATATGGAAAAGGGTTTCATCTAGTAAAGGGAGGAGAGACTATTACTATGAGACCCATGTGATCAAGATGTGAGAGGACATGAAAAAGAATCTCACTcatgttggatttttttttcctattttttaaggGAGAGGATTCACTGCCTGGCGGTACAGCTCCGAATGCCGAAATGGAGGCCAATCACTAAATACGTAGGAGCATCAACAAGAGTGGGACATTTTGCATTCCAGGGGTGGGGCAATCATTTTGCCTCCCTTTTATGTTTGAGCACAAGTGCCACGCTTCCAAGTAtgtttcattttccatttttttacttgaaaaaaaaaaattgcctagTCGTGTGGCACCCGCACCCAGTCATAGGGCCACACAAAATTATTGCCCACCCCTAGTAAAACCAAAATTCCATTTATGTTGATACCCCCTATATGCACTTTCATTGGCTCTGTGTTGGTGCATCAGTGTCTTGACAAAAAAAGAGTTTTCTGTGGGAATGTGGCCCCTACGCCTAAACACACATGGGGGTATGAAATGACTGATCCGCCACTTATGGGATAGAAAATGAAACTTCAATTGATGCTTTCTTATGCATTCCTGGTGGCCATCATACACCCACATGAGCTACACTCTTccacaagaaacacttccctattaaaaaaaaaaaaatgggagagggataggcatgctagcaggatacccaagtatcaggtatgctagcaagccttgaccgttggattagaAGGGTCAAATCTACAATGTCGGATACTTGTTGTCTTACCTAACCTACCCAGTCCCGATGCTCTACTGTCACTCATCTTCTCCCTCACTATTGCTAGCAATCATTCATCTGAAGGCCAGTAgatcttccttcctcttcttctacctttgTCCTTCCTCTGGGTCTCTGGCACTGTTTTCCTTCCAGAAAATTCATCAATCCACCCgctgcccctctctctctctctctagcctgGTCGTCTCTTCTATCTCCAGTAGCTATTGAAGAGGCGGTAGAGTGTAAATGGAGAAGAGCAAGTTGggatgtttgtttgtttttttttttttttttttcttttaaggttTTCTTCTGTTGACTTGACGGAAGAAGTTGGGAGGTTTCAGTGAGGCCGATGTTgtaagttttgttttgtttcttgttttttgttttgttttttgtgttttgtttgttttgttttgttttgttttgttttgttttgttttttttcttggcaACAGATCAGTTGCAGCGCTGTGCGGGAAgtaggggagagaaagaggggagacGAAGAGTGAACGTCCCAACCATGAGGCCATTGATCTCGCCAAGGCCAAGATCTCTGAAATCGATTCCAATCTCTCCAAGCAGCTTGAGGATCTACCTCTTGGACCTGCAAATCAGACACCATGATCGGAGCGCGAAGCAAAGATGATGACACatcggagaagaagaagaagtaaaacaCCAGTTTGGGGATCGACAGCAGCGGCGGGGTTGATTTTAGTTCCTgcaaagaagacgaagaagggaGGGAGTGGGAGCCAGAGACGTAGATGAACGTCAGTTTTAGGTGCGATGATGATGTCTTTGGAGGAAACACCGATGACGGTGAAGGTGACGGTGACGGTGACGGAGACAGAGACTGAGAtagtgagagagaagaagagtgacGGTAGAACGTTGAGGCTAGGTAGATTAGGTAGGACAACAAGTATCCAACGATATAGATTTGACCCTTCTAATCCAACGATCAAAGTTTACTAACATATCTAATACCTAGGTATCCTACTAGCATGCTTgtccttttcccaaaaaaaaattaatatgacCACACTATTGGTATCATGCATCATCTCACATTGGCAGCATGGTAGTAGACCAGTAGTGATACCGtgccttatttttatttatctcatattaaaagacttttttttttccatactAAAAGACACTTCGGTAGTCTGGTGCGGTGCTGGCCTCAAATCATGACTACATGGATGACAATATGACTCACTAGGGTTCAAAAATCAAGGAAGTTCGTCCGACGCTGAACCCCCTCCCCTGGGCCCTCTGTTTTTTACTGAGTGGGCATGGGTCAAAGCAGGTTCAGGCATGTTGCTTGATgttcaagcccaacccaaccggGCCGGTATTACCTTTAAAGGGTTTGTATTTACAAACCTATCCTTTTGGCTCTCGTTCTTGCTTCTGGCATCGACGGAGAGCTCCCTCACCACCGTATCGCTAATCACAATTCAGAAGCTACAAGGATCAAACAACACACAAGCTTCTCTATCCTTTTCGCCACCACAAAAAGATACAGGAGTAGCTCTGAGCATTTCTGTAAGTCCTTCGAAACTTCTCTTCCGTATGATTCTCTGATGAACTCGAGTCACAGCATCTTTTATTGATTAAAAGTTCTAATTACTTCATTGAGAGATTAAATCGAAACCAGTAAAGAAGTTAGAATGCGCAGTTGTGATTCATGGCTGCAAATCCTCTTCCAATttgaatcacattttgtgcttATTCAAAGTTCAATAGATCAGTCAAGTAGTTTAGGTGGTGGATAAAGGATCGAATAAATTTGGATGGATAGAGGAAACTGCGAGGATCTTTAAATCATGATACCATCGGATGCAAGCAGATATCATCAATCTTCTTGCGAGATTTGAAAGGTACTAGCTTTTAATCTTAGGCCCTCAAGGAAATGAGTTTGGCCATTTTGACAATTCAAAAGAGATTTTCAAGCTGTCCACTAACGTTGTAGACAGTTACTAGGATGATATTTCAAGATCCAATCCACTAGGAACTAGAGCCTTCACTGTTTGTTAAGAACAGTAGATAACTAGTATTTTTGGAAAACAAGGTTGGGTGACCAAGTGTTTTTCTTGGAAAGAGGAAAGGAGAACTTCTAGGAGGAGGATTAGACTTTCCTATTGTTATCTCACCTACTTAGTCAGTGCTGAAGCCTATTGCTTCATTTCTTTTGCAAGTGGAAATGGTGAAGACACAGTCCTTATGCTAATCTATTCAGAGTGGAGATATGGGGATTTGTTTGCATGGCCGTCCATGACTGTCAATTTAAGTGTCTTTGGATCCGGTGGAGATCTATTGATTAGCACATATGGAGACA
This window encodes:
- the LOC122081048 gene encoding probable CoA ligase CCL9 — protein: MENLTLTGLLKKTAEQFPSRRALSASGKYDLTHARLQELIDKAASNLIAIGVKPGDVVALTFSNTVEFVIMFLAVIRARATAAPLNAAYTQDEFEFYLSDSESKILLTSEEGNQAAQAAASKLKILHATALLSHADGVSGDINLSSSSLPDTNTDSDLKSVSEIVNDPSDVALFLHTSGTTSRPKGVPLTQLNLATSVTNIKSAYKLTETDSTVIVLPLFHVHGLLAGLLSSLGAGAAVALPSAGRFSASTFWSDMITYNATWYTAVPTIHQIILDRHLNKPEAVYPKLRFIRSCSASLAPSILNRLEESFGAPVLEAYAMTEASHQMSTNPLPEDGPHKEGSVGKPAGLEMAILDENGIQQPAGVNGEVCIRGANVTKGYKNNPEANKAAFSFGWFHTGDIGFMDSEGYLHLVGRIKELINRGGEKISPIEVDAVLLWHPEVAQAVAFGVPDDKYGEEINCAIIPREGSNIDQEEVLKYCKKNLASFKVPKKVFITDNLPKTATGKIQRRIVAEHFLAQISAAKVSKFGA